A single window of Populus nigra chromosome 17, ddPopNigr1.1, whole genome shotgun sequence DNA harbors:
- the LOC133677358 gene encoding mediator of RNA polymerase II transcription subunit 33A-like isoform X4: protein MKPASQFFERFSASIRNVRDFEYHLNKGQLVRMLTDIRQPHKRLSYCNSESVQSACWAPFDIYLEHIMDGKQLLITSGVSMLTETIMLLQVFNRASWQETFLALWLSALRLVQREHDPLEGPIPHLESRLCILLTIVPLAIANIMDDEAKFCSSSLQGAAKSGFIEIDGHENQVDGKGQTSRKNGLISSLQVLGQFSRLLCPPASVIGAANAAAVKAASFISNSKSARGGSVCGTHSDSDINAGGNLRHLIIEACIARKLIDMSVYYWPGYVSASVISFIDLPPAQKSPWVIFMEGTPFSNSLVNFLLATPAPSLAEIEKLYDIALNGSVEERSAAAKILCGASLSRGWNIQEHVLHYVVKLLSPPKPSTHTGQRSHLIDYMPMLSAILSGASSIDTVHVLSLHGLIPEVAASLMPLCEVFGSLMPTSSNISSKGDEPSIYMVFSSAFLFLLRLWKFYRPPIEQCLTGGGAIGGELTLEYLLLLRNGRIASHNYSAQDEINSNQVQHEYSADKPEYVDFYPKLRAWYCQNKSCIASPLSGISTGNPVHEVANKILNMIYRKMTKSGSSSGNSSTVTSNSLCGSPPSIAEDPYQRPMLPAWDVLEAIPFVLEAILTACAHGRLSSRDLTTGLRDLIDFLPATLGTIVTYFAAEITRGIWKPVPMNGTDWPSPAAILSAVDSEIKEILAAAGVDFPCGSSGQSPPMLPLPMAALVSLTITFKLNKSHEYIHAVVGPALENCSSGCPWPSIPIIGSLWAQKVRRWHHFIVVSCARSVLKRNKVAVAQLLRSCFSSFLGSLNDSTSLLTNQSSVSRLLGTTIAVPGVSPSLAPGFLYLRSCRTIEDIQYVNGVVIGLVTEYARELATRWTGMDSSRLKSSQASLSHAAAKAREVAILGASLLCLSGGMNLIQELYLETIPTWLLSSKKEKLGEVSAVSRILEGYAMAYMVVLSGSALWGIGPTPPAWALSRRARVVGVHMDFLVRVLEGNISLGCHPATWKAYVSCVVGLVVSFAPAWIQVVKLETLRKLASGLRGWHESELALSLLERGGVAAMGSVAELLNVIS, encoded by the exons ATGAAGCCTGCAAGCCAGTTTTTTGAAAGATTCTCAGCCAGCATCCGTAACGTGCGTGATTTTGAATACCATTTAAACAAGGGCCAACTTGTTCGGATGCTTACGGATATCAGACAACCACATAAGCGGCTGTCCTATTGCAATTCTGAATCTGTACAGTCTGCTTGTTGGGCTCCCTTTGATATTTACCTAGAGCACATAATGGATGGCAAGCAACTTCTTATTACTTCAGGAGTTAGCATGCTCACAG AAACAATTATGTTGCTTCAGGTTTTTAATCGGGCAAGCTGGCAAGAAACCTTCCTAGCACTCTGGCTTTCTGCTCTTCGGCTTGTGCAACGA GAACATGACCCTCTGGAAGGCCCTATTCCACATCTTGAGTCTCGTCTTTGTATCCTTTTGACCATTGTCCCTTTAGCAATTGCTAATATTATGGACGACGAGGCGAAGTTttgctcttcttctcttcaGGGAGCTGCAAAATCTGGTTTCATAGAGATTGATGGACATGAAAATCAAGTGGATGGGAAGGGCCAAACTTCAAGAAAAAATGGGCTTATTTCCTCTCTTCAGGTCCTTGGACAATTCTCCAGGCTCTTATGCCCTCCAGCATCAGTTATTGGTGCAGCTAATGCTGCAGCTGTAAAGGCAGCCAGCTTCATTTCTAATTCCAAGAGTGCAAGGGGTGGCTCAGTTTGTGGCACTCACAGCGATTCTGATATAAATGCAG gtGGTAATTTGAGGCATCTCATTATCGAAGCTTgcattgcaagaaaattaataGACATGTCTGTATACTATTGGCCTGGTTATGTGTCTGCTTCAGTCATCTCATTTATAGATTTACCACCAGCTCAAAAATCTCCTTGGGTAATATTTATGGAAGGAACGCCATTCAGTAATTCTCTTGTGAATTTTCTACTAGCAACACCTGCTCCAAG TTTAGCAGAGATAGAGAAGCTATATGATATTGCATTAAATGGGTCAGTGGAGGAGAGGTCAGCAGCAGCAAAAATTCTTTGCGGTGCATCCCTAAGCCGTGGATGGAACATTCAG GAACATGTGCTGCACTACGTGGTGAAGCTTCTTTCTCCTCCTAAGCCTTCTACACATACTGGACAAAGGAGTCACTTAATTGATTATATGCCTATGTTAAGTGCCATCCTTTCTGGAGCTTCTTCAATTGATACTGTCCATGTGCTTTCTTTGCATGGTTTG ATCCCTGAAGTTGCAGCTTCTTTAATGCCTCTTTGTGAGGTGTTTGGGTCACTTATGCCTACATCAAGTAACATATCAAGCAAAGGTGATGAGCCCTCCATTTACATGGTTTTTTCTTCTGCCTTTCTCTTTCTTCTGCGTCTATGGAAATTCTACAGACCCCCTATTGAGCAGTGCTTAACAGGAGGAGGAGCCATTGGAGGTGAACTCACTTTGgagtatttattattattgcgcAATGGTCGCATTGCATCTCACAATTATTCTGCCCAGGATGAAATTAATAGCAATCAGGTTCAGCATGAATATTCAGCAGATAAACCCGAATATGTTGATTTTTATCCAAAACTGCGAGCTTGGTATTGCCAGAACAAGTCCTGTATAGCCTCTCCGCTTTCTGGCATTTCCACTGGAAATCCTGTTCATGAGGTTGctaataaaatcttaaacatGATTTACCGGAAAATGACTAAAAGTGGGTCCTCATCCGGGAATTCTTCAACAGTTACAAGCAATAGTTTATGTGGGTCCCCTCCAAGTATTGCCGAAGATCCTTACCAGAGGCCCATGCTTCCTGCATGGGATGTGTTGGAAGCCATCCCTTTTGTTCTTGAGGCAATTTTAACAGCTTGTGCTCATGGACGACTTTCATCTCGGGACTTGACCACAG GCCTAAGGGACCTCATTGACTTTCTTCCGGCAACTCTTGGAACCATTGTCACTTACTTTGCCGCAGAAATCACTCGAGGTATATGGAAACCAGTTCCAATGAATGGAACTGATTGGCCTAGTCCAGCAGCGATCCTTTCAGCTGTTGAttctgaaataaaagaaatacttGCTGCTGCAGGAGTTGATTTTCCATGTGGTTCCTCTG GGCAATCACCTCCCATGCTTCCATTGCCGATGGCAGCTCTGGTCAGTTTAACCATCACTTTCAAACTCAACAAGAGCCATGAATACATACATGCCGTAGTTGGGCCTGCCCTGGAAAATTGTTCGTCAGGTTGCCCTTGGCCTAGTATTCCTATAATTGGCTCTCTGTGGGCCCAAAAGGTCCGTCGCTGGCATCACTTCATAGTTGTATCATGTGCTCGCTCTGTCTTGAAACGAAATAAAGTAGCCGTTGCCCAGCTCCTGAGGAGTTGCTTCTCATCATTCCTTGGATCACTTAACGATTCCACATCTTTGTTGACCAATCAGAGCAGCGTAAGTCGTCTATTGGGCACCACTATTGCAGTTCCTGGTGTTTCTCCTTCCCTCGCACCTGGATTCCTGTACCTTCGCTCTTGTCGGACTATAGAGGACATTCAATACGTAAATGGTGTGGTCATAGGTCTTGTAACAGAGTATGCAAGGGAATTAGCCACCAGATGGACCGGGATGGACTCCTCACGCTTGAAGTCTAGCCAGGCATCCCTATCACATGCAGCTGCCAAGGCAAGGGAAGTTGCCATACTGGGCGCGAGCCTGTTATGCTTGTCAGGTGGGATGAATCTGATTCAAGAGCTTTACCTGGAGACTATCCCAACATGGCTGCTCTCATCCAAAAAAGAGAAACTTGGTGAGGTCAGTGCCGTGTCCCGTATATTGGAAGGGTATGCAATGGCATACATGGTGGTTCTGTCGGGCTCAGCTTTATGGGGCATAGGGCCCACACCTCCAGCATGGGCATTGTCTAGAAGAGCGCGAGTGGTCGGCGTCCACATGGACTTCTTGGTTCGAGTGTTGGAAGGAAATATTTCACTTGGCTGCCATCCAGCCACATGGAAAGCTTATGTATCTTGTGTAGTGGGTCTAGTAGTGAGTTTTGCTCCAGCGTGGATTCAAGTCGTGAAGCTGGAAACATTGAGGAAATTGGCAAGTGGATTGAGAGGGTGGCATGAAAGCGAGCTGGCTCTCTCTCTGCTTGAAAGAGGTGGGGTTGCAGCCATGGGCTCTGTAGCTGAGCTGCTAAATGTAATTAGTTGA
- the LOC133677358 gene encoding mediator of RNA polymerase II transcription subunit 33A-like isoform X2: MEMEMEMEMEKTRGGESEESERRKLILLEKVKECLSKRQDQRREESPLVWAMEVVKCLKSLKMEMPSPDLAEILVSHLCFDNNNASTWKFLQQALSSRLLSPLHVLSLLSSRVIPNRRSQPEAYRLFLELFSRYAFSLDTAVDDACRDKIINSVDAALQLSRTYEIKSSDIQEGPLGTDNFQDMDMDSRGDYSVERNEHRELLRKKNTIMSMEVLAKLMESRKAVVLLRLVHFNMPEKFHGLLQRLWFSEANKLASSSMKPASQFFERFSASIRNVRDFEYHLNKGQLVRMLTDIRQPHKRLSYCNSESVQSACWAPFDIYLEHIMDGKQLLITSGVSMLTETIMLLQVFNRASWQETFLALWLSALRLVQREHDPLEGPIPHLESRLCILLTIVPLAIANIMDDEAKFCSSSLQGAAKSGFIEIDGHENQVDGKGQTSRKNGLISSLQVLGQFSRLLCPPASVIGAANAAAVKAASFISNSKSARGGSVCGTHSDSDINAGGNLRHLIIEACIARKLIDMSVYYWPGYVSASVISFIDLPPAQKSPWVIFMEGTPFSNSLVNFLLATPAPSLAEIEKLYDIALNGSVEERSAAAKILCGASLSRGWNIQEHVLHYVVKLLSPPKPSTHTGQRSHLIDYMPMLSAILSGASSIDTVHVLSLHGLIPEVAASLMPLCEVFGSLMPTSSNISSKGDEPSIYMVFSSAFLFLLRLWKFYRPPIEQCLTGGGAIGGELTLEYLLLLRNGRIASHNYSAQDEINSNQVQHEYSADKPEYVDFYPKLRAWYCQNKSCIASPLSGISTGNPVHEVANKILNMIYRKMTKSGSSSGNSSTVTSNSLCGSPPSIAEDPYQRPMLPAWDVLEAIPFVLEAILTACAHGRLSSRDLTTGLRDLIDFLPATLGTIVTYFAAEITRGIWKPVPMNGTDWPSPAAILSAVDSEIKEILAAAGVDFPCGSSGQSPPMLPLPMAALVSLTITFKLNKSHEYIHAVVGPALENCSSGCPWPSIPIIGSLWAQKVRRWHHFIVVSCARSVLKRNKVAVAQLLRSCFSSFLGSLNDSTSLLTNQSSVSRLLGTTIAVPGVSPSLAPGFLYLRSCRTIEDIQYVNGVVIGLVTEYARELATRWTGMDSSRLKSSQASLSHAAAKAREVAILGASLLCLSGGMNLIQELYLETIPTWLLSSKKEKLGEVSAVSRILEGYAMAYMVVLSGSALWGIGPTPPAWALSRRARVVGVHMDFLVRVLEGNISLGCHPATWKAYVSCVVGLVVSFAPAWIQVVKLETLRKLASGLRGWHESELALSLLERGGVAAMGSVAELLNVIS; this comes from the exons AtggagatggagatggagatggagatggagaAGACGAGAGGAGGAGAGAGTGAAGAATCAGAGAGAAGAAAACTGATATTACTGGAGAAAGTGAAGGAATGCCTTTCAAAGAGACAGGATCAGAGACGAGAGGAATCGCCGTTAGTGTGGGCGATGGAAGTTGTGAAATGTTTAAAATCGTTAAAAATGGAAATGCCGAGCCCTGACTTAGCTGAAATCTTAGTCTCTCATCTCTGTTTCGATAACAACAACGCTTCTACCTGGAAGTTTCTACAACAGGCTCTTTCCTCTCGCCTCCTCTCTCCGCTACACGTCCTGTCTCTCCTCTCCTCtag AGTGATTCCGAATCGACGGTCTCAACCGGAGGCCTATAGATTGTTTCTGGAACTTTTCAGCAGATATGCGTTTTCGCTTGATACAGCTGTTGATGATGCTTGCAGAGATAA GATAATTAATTCTGTTGATGCTGCTCTTCAACTGTCACGGACTTACGAA ATAAAATCTTCAGATATACAAGAGGGACCATTGGGAACAGATAATTTCCAGGATATGGACATGGATTCCAGAGGGGATTATAGTGTTGAGAGAAATGAGCATCGTGAGCTTTTAAGGAAGAAAAATACTATCATGTCCATGGAAGTGCTGGCAAAGCTTATGGAAAGCAGAAAAGCTGTAGTTCTGCTCCGCCTTGTACACTTTAACAT GCCTGAAAAGTTCCATGGCCTCTTACAGAGGCTGTGGTTTTCTGAAGCCAATAAATTGGCATCCTCAAGTATGAAGCCTGCAAGCCAGTTTTTTGAAAGATTCTCAGCCAGCATCCGTAACGTGCGTGATTTTGAATACCATTTAAACAAGGGCCAACTTGTTCGGATGCTTACGGATATCAGACAACCACATAAGCGGCTGTCCTATTGCAATTCTGAATCTGTACAGTCTGCTTGTTGGGCTCCCTTTGATATTTACCTAGAGCACATAATGGATGGCAAGCAACTTCTTATTACTTCAGGAGTTAGCATGCTCACAG AAACAATTATGTTGCTTCAGGTTTTTAATCGGGCAAGCTGGCAAGAAACCTTCCTAGCACTCTGGCTTTCTGCTCTTCGGCTTGTGCAACGA GAACATGACCCTCTGGAAGGCCCTATTCCACATCTTGAGTCTCGTCTTTGTATCCTTTTGACCATTGTCCCTTTAGCAATTGCTAATATTATGGACGACGAGGCGAAGTTttgctcttcttctcttcaGGGAGCTGCAAAATCTGGTTTCATAGAGATTGATGGACATGAAAATCAAGTGGATGGGAAGGGCCAAACTTCAAGAAAAAATGGGCTTATTTCCTCTCTTCAGGTCCTTGGACAATTCTCCAGGCTCTTATGCCCTCCAGCATCAGTTATTGGTGCAGCTAATGCTGCAGCTGTAAAGGCAGCCAGCTTCATTTCTAATTCCAAGAGTGCAAGGGGTGGCTCAGTTTGTGGCACTCACAGCGATTCTGATATAAATGCAG gtGGTAATTTGAGGCATCTCATTATCGAAGCTTgcattgcaagaaaattaataGACATGTCTGTATACTATTGGCCTGGTTATGTGTCTGCTTCAGTCATCTCATTTATAGATTTACCACCAGCTCAAAAATCTCCTTGGGTAATATTTATGGAAGGAACGCCATTCAGTAATTCTCTTGTGAATTTTCTACTAGCAACACCTGCTCCAAG TTTAGCAGAGATAGAGAAGCTATATGATATTGCATTAAATGGGTCAGTGGAGGAGAGGTCAGCAGCAGCAAAAATTCTTTGCGGTGCATCCCTAAGCCGTGGATGGAACATTCAG GAACATGTGCTGCACTACGTGGTGAAGCTTCTTTCTCCTCCTAAGCCTTCTACACATACTGGACAAAGGAGTCACTTAATTGATTATATGCCTATGTTAAGTGCCATCCTTTCTGGAGCTTCTTCAATTGATACTGTCCATGTGCTTTCTTTGCATGGTTTG ATCCCTGAAGTTGCAGCTTCTTTAATGCCTCTTTGTGAGGTGTTTGGGTCACTTATGCCTACATCAAGTAACATATCAAGCAAAGGTGATGAGCCCTCCATTTACATGGTTTTTTCTTCTGCCTTTCTCTTTCTTCTGCGTCTATGGAAATTCTACAGACCCCCTATTGAGCAGTGCTTAACAGGAGGAGGAGCCATTGGAGGTGAACTCACTTTGgagtatttattattattgcgcAATGGTCGCATTGCATCTCACAATTATTCTGCCCAGGATGAAATTAATAGCAATCAGGTTCAGCATGAATATTCAGCAGATAAACCCGAATATGTTGATTTTTATCCAAAACTGCGAGCTTGGTATTGCCAGAACAAGTCCTGTATAGCCTCTCCGCTTTCTGGCATTTCCACTGGAAATCCTGTTCATGAGGTTGctaataaaatcttaaacatGATTTACCGGAAAATGACTAAAAGTGGGTCCTCATCCGGGAATTCTTCAACAGTTACAAGCAATAGTTTATGTGGGTCCCCTCCAAGTATTGCCGAAGATCCTTACCAGAGGCCCATGCTTCCTGCATGGGATGTGTTGGAAGCCATCCCTTTTGTTCTTGAGGCAATTTTAACAGCTTGTGCTCATGGACGACTTTCATCTCGGGACTTGACCACAG GCCTAAGGGACCTCATTGACTTTCTTCCGGCAACTCTTGGAACCATTGTCACTTACTTTGCCGCAGAAATCACTCGAGGTATATGGAAACCAGTTCCAATGAATGGAACTGATTGGCCTAGTCCAGCAGCGATCCTTTCAGCTGTTGAttctgaaataaaagaaatacttGCTGCTGCAGGAGTTGATTTTCCATGTGGTTCCTCTG GGCAATCACCTCCCATGCTTCCATTGCCGATGGCAGCTCTGGTCAGTTTAACCATCACTTTCAAACTCAACAAGAGCCATGAATACATACATGCCGTAGTTGGGCCTGCCCTGGAAAATTGTTCGTCAGGTTGCCCTTGGCCTAGTATTCCTATAATTGGCTCTCTGTGGGCCCAAAAGGTCCGTCGCTGGCATCACTTCATAGTTGTATCATGTGCTCGCTCTGTCTTGAAACGAAATAAAGTAGCCGTTGCCCAGCTCCTGAGGAGTTGCTTCTCATCATTCCTTGGATCACTTAACGATTCCACATCTTTGTTGACCAATCAGAGCAGCGTAAGTCGTCTATTGGGCACCACTATTGCAGTTCCTGGTGTTTCTCCTTCCCTCGCACCTGGATTCCTGTACCTTCGCTCTTGTCGGACTATAGAGGACATTCAATACGTAAATGGTGTGGTCATAGGTCTTGTAACAGAGTATGCAAGGGAATTAGCCACCAGATGGACCGGGATGGACTCCTCACGCTTGAAGTCTAGCCAGGCATCCCTATCACATGCAGCTGCCAAGGCAAGGGAAGTTGCCATACTGGGCGCGAGCCTGTTATGCTTGTCAGGTGGGATGAATCTGATTCAAGAGCTTTACCTGGAGACTATCCCAACATGGCTGCTCTCATCCAAAAAAGAGAAACTTGGTGAGGTCAGTGCCGTGTCCCGTATATTGGAAGGGTATGCAATGGCATACATGGTGGTTCTGTCGGGCTCAGCTTTATGGGGCATAGGGCCCACACCTCCAGCATGGGCATTGTCTAGAAGAGCGCGAGTGGTCGGCGTCCACATGGACTTCTTGGTTCGAGTGTTGGAAGGAAATATTTCACTTGGCTGCCATCCAGCCACATGGAAAGCTTATGTATCTTGTGTAGTGGGTCTAGTAGTGAGTTTTGCTCCAGCGTGGATTCAAGTCGTGAAGCTGGAAACATTGAGGAAATTGGCAAGTGGATTGAGAGGGTGGCATGAAAGCGAGCTGGCTCTCTCTCTGCTTGAAAGAGGTGGGGTTGCAGCCATGGGCTCTGTAGCTGAGCTGCTAAATGTAATTAGTTGA